A window of the Desulfobulbaceae bacterium genome harbors these coding sequences:
- a CDS encoding 2-hydroxyacyl-CoA dehydratase → MLGAAYSKIFLSQENRPERMDYFDTMIAELFGSRVQELVDAKKEGRPVVGTFCVYIPEEIVLAAGGICVGLCGGSPGSIPDAEKILPRNICPMVKSAFGFKAGRICPYFQAVDFVYGETTCDAKKKTWEILDRLVPTYVMEIPQMKKERDRTLWLEEVKDFKTKVEEVSGASISPEQLAGAIVTINDKRRALQRLTRLRAATPAPISGLDSLLIEQIAFYDDPARFASNLNTLCDELEIRVLNDVGAAPKSALRVMVSGTPMALPNWKIHTLVEGAGAVIINEESCIGTRYFKDLINESSRDMETQLSDLTDRYMRIDCSCFTPNDERVDKVLKDYRISSAQGIIHYSLQFCHTYNIEEIKIREACEKEGIPYLSIESDYSQDDIGQLQTRIEAFLEQVRG, encoded by the coding sequence ATGCTGGGGGCCGCCTATAGCAAGATTTTCCTCTCCCAAGAAAACCGCCCAGAACGTATGGATTACTTCGACACTATGATTGCTGAACTCTTTGGATCGAGAGTCCAGGAACTGGTTGACGCTAAAAAAGAAGGCCGACCTGTTGTCGGCACCTTCTGCGTCTACATTCCTGAAGAGATCGTCTTGGCGGCAGGCGGTATCTGCGTGGGGCTCTGCGGCGGCTCACCAGGATCGATTCCTGATGCGGAAAAAATCCTTCCCCGCAACATCTGTCCCATGGTCAAATCGGCCTTTGGTTTTAAGGCAGGAAGAATTTGTCCTTACTTTCAGGCTGTTGATTTTGTCTATGGCGAAACGACCTGCGACGCCAAGAAAAAAACCTGGGAGATCCTCGACCGGCTGGTCCCCACCTACGTCATGGAGATCCCCCAGATGAAAAAAGAACGAGATCGAACCCTGTGGCTGGAAGAGGTCAAGGATTTCAAAACCAAGGTCGAGGAAGTGAGTGGCGCATCGATCAGCCCGGAACAACTGGCCGGAGCCATTGTCACCATTAATGACAAACGCCGCGCCCTGCAACGCCTCACGCGCCTGCGGGCAGCCACCCCTGCCCCCATCAGCGGCCTTGACTCCCTGCTCATCGAACAGATCGCCTTCTACGACGACCCCGCCCGTTTCGCCAGCAATCTCAACACGCTCTGCGATGAACTTGAAATCCGGGTCCTGAACGATGTTGGCGCAGCACCCAAGAGTGCCCTCCGGGTGATGGTTTCAGGAACACCCATGGCGCTGCCCAACTGGAAAATTCACACCCTGGTAGAAGGCGCAGGCGCTGTTATCATCAATGAAGAATCATGCATCGGCACCCGCTACTTCAAAGACCTGATCAACGAATCAAGCAGGGACATGGAGACTCAGCTTTCTGACCTTACCGACCGTTACATGCGAATCGACTGCTCCTGCTTTACGCCCAACGATGAGCGTGTCGACAAGGTCCTGAAGGACTACCGCATATCCTCTGCCCAGGGTATCATTCACTACTCGCTGCAGTTCTGCCATACCTACAATATCGAAGAGATAAAGATCCGGGAGGCCTGCGAAAAAGAGGGGATTCCCTATCTCTCAATCGAGTCTGACTACTCACAAGACGACATCGGCCAACTACAAACCAGGATTGAAGCATTCCTCGAACAAGTCAGGGGATAG
- a CDS encoding sigma-70 family RNA polymerase sigma factor has translation MRTTTSFAMAKSDGHSTARVNYVAINQYLTEINRFRLLTAEETDRLAVLACGGVDSSAGSQLVLGNLRLVVRIVMDFQKYWMDNFLDLIQEGNIGLIRAVGKFDPRHGVKFPSYAGYWIKAYVLKFIMDNCRLVKIGTTQAQRKLFYRLNKERMILESQGGEASTAALSQRLQVKGRDVEDMGQRLDNSEISLEAPIGPDGGMQKFFLPASGPGVEEEVADREFIDWFRSEINTFKDTLSLREQVILCERLLAEEPRTLVNIAEQFGMSRERIRQIESKLMEKLRVLLEKEPACCKAA, from the coding sequence ATGCGGACAACGACTTCTTTTGCCATGGCCAAGAGTGATGGACATTCGACAGCGCGAGTCAATTATGTCGCGATTAATCAATATTTGACCGAGATCAATCGGTTCCGGCTGCTTACCGCTGAGGAGACTGACAGGCTGGCCGTACTGGCCTGTGGCGGAGTTGATTCATCGGCTGGCAGTCAGCTGGTCTTGGGGAATCTTCGTCTGGTCGTTCGGATTGTAATGGATTTCCAGAAGTACTGGATGGATAATTTCTTAGATTTAATCCAAGAGGGCAATATTGGTTTGATTAGGGCGGTAGGGAAATTTGATCCCAGGCATGGGGTGAAATTTCCATCGTATGCCGGATACTGGATTAAAGCTTATGTCCTGAAATTTATCATGGATAACTGTCGGCTGGTCAAGATTGGCACTACCCAGGCTCAGCGAAAACTTTTTTATCGTTTAAATAAGGAGAGAATGATTCTGGAATCTCAAGGGGGCGAGGCCAGCACTGCAGCCTTGTCGCAACGCTTGCAAGTTAAGGGGCGGGATGTGGAGGATATGGGGCAACGGCTTGATAATTCTGAAATTTCTCTCGAAGCACCGATCGGACCAGATGGGGGAATGCAGAAGTTTTTTTTGCCTGCATCAGGTCCTGGTGTGGAGGAAGAGGTTGCTGATCGTGAGTTTATCGACTGGTTCCGCAGTGAAATAAACACCTTCAAGGATACCTTAAGTCTGCGGGAGCAAGTGATTCTTTGTGAACGGCTCCTTGCCGAAGAGCCGCGTACCTTGGTGAATATTGCCGAACAGTTCGGGATGTCGAGAGAGAGAATCCGGCAGATTGAAAGTAAGTTGATGGAAAAATTACGGGTTTTGCTTGAAAAAGAACCGGCCTGTTGCAAGGCTGCGTAA